In the genome of Aedes aegypti strain LVP_AGWG chromosome 2, AaegL5.0 Primary Assembly, whole genome shotgun sequence, the window acctctgcagacagaatcgcaaatcgaccacgttttgatcgatggacggcacttcttcgacataatcgacgtcagaacctatcgtggcgctaacattggctccgaccactacctggtgatggtgaaactgcgcccaaaactatccgtcatcaatgatgtacggtaccgacgcccgccccggtacaatctcgagcggctgaaacaaccggatgtcgccaatgcatacgcgcagcatgttgaggcagcgttgccggatgagggcgagctcgatagggcccctcttgaggactgctggaggacagtcaaagcagctattaacgacgctgccgaaagcgttgtcggatatgtggaacggagctcaagaaacgattggttcgacgaggagtgccaggaggttatagaggagaagaatgcagcgcgggctgcaatgctgcagcatggaacgcggcaaaacgtggaacgatacagactgaagcggaaacagcaaacccgcctattccgggacaaaaagcgccgcctggaagaggtggaatgccaagagatggagttgctgtaccgttctcaagaaacgcggaagttctatgagaagctcaacacatcccgcaaaggcttcgtgccgcgagctgagatgtgccgggataaggatgagagcatcttgacggacggacgcgaggtgatcgaaagggtgaagcagcactatgatgaacacctgaatggcgcagagaacacaggcacagaaggtcaggacagcgaaggcgatggctacgtcagcacagcggacagcggaaaccaccctactaacaattcagagccacaaacaagcatgcatgtttaattattgttcaataaaagtaatgacagctgaataaaaattttgctctataaggagctgagaaggtgctttttcaACACAAACTtaaatcaatgttcaacgttatgcattagaatgaacaaaagttgaatcgccgcttattaaacgtttccaaagattctcattcgattagtcaagattgttttactaataagctgaacaagacatgtttcccccaattaaaaagccgatattccactaaacacatgtatatgtataaaaggatattcagaagacgaactaacgttttacttacgtcgcacttcagctatttccacatgtttaacGTAAGCATGAATGAGAGCTGAAGAAGTATCTtctaaaatcctaattcagcttcagtatattataagaatagttgatccaatagaggccaaaatgacgattaacaaacacattgttcagcaataaataagccttgtaaaagcgatcacactatagctaaatttcataaaatggacaaaatatccgaaattcatGTTGAGTTCCGAACGCATTTCAAAGCATATAACTTATGCTTTCTCtttaaatagctgttcagaaaataaatatgGTTGCTAAGCTTTTtcacctgctcgggatgttgttccgtacaagaaaagtggaaatttctgtgacagaattgattaaatagaTTTCTATAGCTACATTTGAATTgtcatttcttcacaactgaatagtgcgatctaagaaaaatgatttatttggtcatttctgaaaaacatcaaatgatttaaatatattcatacagaagACTATTCCTTTAATgcataataggtttatgaaaaatacaaatcaataatataattaattaatacaaatataatttataaaataaatgaatttcaatgTAAGGTAATGAATCCttcaaattgaagttttgaacaaactaaacttattatgaagttagcttaaggtgaagatgcatcgaagccaaacctcaaattttcaagaacacaaatctaaagaactgaatttccgttcaagctgaaaacttaatcgattggtcaccaccagcgtgtgaccaattgtttaggttttcagctcgaaccgctgcgcagtctggttctctagatttgtgctcttgaaaatttgaggtttggcttcgattcatattcatcttaatcatttcaaactgatttcactttgtgtaaataaacattatttttgaccatcatcgacataaattttctcactgtgcgctaaaaatagccgactgaactcagcttggatcagcactgaACAGCGGCTGAATAATATGcctgttcagttgttgattagcgtaccatgtgttgattagacgatgtcgaatagaagctcaaacatgatcaatattcagctatgagtggtttatattttgcactggacggtacaatcatcaattctaggatggcgcagatggcaaggcacaccgctgacgattggaaggtctcgagttctaTTCCAGTATctaggcgatttttaaatataattgttatatcatgataattgtgtacactacatttgaagctcctaataaaatattttttttgttttttatttgtttttaaactcttttggaccagtcgtataaaagctgaactaaatgcttgtaaaacgttttaaaagctgaaaaataaagttggaattcaacgacatgctttaaagtttctccaaatttgtgtgaacaacgcctgaacaaaggttggccatgaaaattattaaaatgttattaaacatgatgctgaataaaactgccattatggtgtttgttaaatgagtaaatgttagttgggcaaccagctcccacgatgggggaagttaaggatgccattcaacagctcaagaacgacaaggccgctggcaaggatggtatcggagccgaactcatcaagatgggcccggacaggttggccgcttgcctgcatcggctgatagtcaaaaatttacacccggtttctgggtgtttttcgagactgagtgcatattgttttcctctaaggttcacaactacatctacactagggcacccataccattgggcgtgataaccactattgtCCGATGTGGGGTATTTAGAGGTGCGGGCGAAGATCAAATTAGTATTTGTGataacatcagttttgaagtggtaattgtgcaatgccaacttcggcgagccgaaagttcacgaagTTACACGAAGATGACGTCATGTTGGCAAtcttcgaacaaaatttttggcgaacttgtcgtcaccatcagctgttcgttttgtttacatctttttcgtgactaatacaagcaaacacatactaagaGTCGGATCTGTTATATATGACAttgactattgtcgaaactagTGTGACGTGAGTTTTTATGTATGACAGTGCAATGCCTTGCAAGAACTGTAAGGATTAAGCATGCTGACCTGAGAGGTTATGTTTCAGGGAGTCTCAAAAAGGCTCCCTTCTGAGCTATTAATTGTAatacatattaaaaaatctttcatcggccaAAATATggaaaacatcgatttttggatttttaccATTTCTCCGTATATGGGCTTACATGggaatattagagttacacgGACTATGATAAATATCAACAGTTTAATCACCAATTTAACATATCTTGAACACGAATGAATTATCAGACGTTTCAAATAAAGCAGAAAGTCCACCTGCACTCACAAAATATTACAGACTTTACTTATTGAGATAACCTTATATAAATTAAGAGTAAACATACGACAACTCTTAAATCCAATCAATgactgaataattgaaatcattggaataCGTTAATGCTTTGTTAAGATAATAGaaattgttaatatttttttccaattacataggcggcatccacaatttacgtaacgctctagggggaggggggaataggctcaagcgttacagctcatacaaaaatttgaaatttttcatacaaaaagcgttatggagagggggagggggtccaatttttttttcaattttggcgttacgtaattaatggacgctgCCATACAGCCATAAAAATACACTCCTTCTGGTctgttgaaatgtttgaaatagTTTAAACGATATGCTGATTGATTGTAGAAGTGTTTTTGAAACACTAAGTTAGAACTCGCCGTCTCTTTCCAAATTGGAAAGTTTTACCAGAATACAAAGCGTTCGTATGAATAGCTCgctattcaaaagttatatttttgttatataaAATGTggataccaccatgggctgatCATATTGTTTGAGTGTACGTAGAATACGATGCTCAATTTGATACATCttaataaataattcattaagATTATTATTCATTATTGTTAATTAATCTTTGAGCCGttgaaattaatcaaaattaGTGTAATTCTATTATTCTCATTTACCCAGATATGAGGAAAGGGCAAAATCAACATTTATTAGTTATGTCGCaagcctttttttttaattacaaaggctaacttttaatgaaaaaatatcatgcaagttcgataatatgtgtgttttaaCACGCAGTGGCTTGGGAGGACTCTGAAGAGAATTCGAAAAAGAGTTtccagagaggattctgaatcctgaaagaattcttaagGGAACCCTGAAAggatttttaacaaaatctaGAGAAGATTCTGAAGACAACCTTGAGATGATTCTGGAGGActctgaaaataattctgaaaggatattgaagagatttctgagaccATTCTATTGAGAATCCAGAGAAGATTCCTAAGAGCATTCCGAAGTgatctgaaggaaatcctgagaggattgtaAAGTGAACACTTGGAGAACTCTGAAAAGTCTCAGGGGACGCTGAAGAGAATTCTAAGagcattctgaagaaaatcctgagaggattctgaaaagaatcgcGAGTTGATTTAAAgacaatcctgagaggattgtaGAGAGAACTGCTCagaggattttgaagagaattctAAGAGGATTCTTAAGATAATCCAGAGTAAATTTATAGGAGAgacctgagataattttgtagaGCGATTGTAGAGCGATTCTGAAGATAATCTTCAGAGGAACTGTAGACAATAGACAATAGAGATGATTTGAAGGCAGTTATGAGAGGATTGAAGAACCCTGGGAGGACGCTGAgaggattcttatgagaattggcttgtttaggggtatgcACTTTCTTACATATATGGATGCTACATTGAAAACTGAGCCAgaacataaaatttcaaaatgttccgTGCCCTGAATCTGTTTTTTGAAAGCGTTTGAAATTAGtttggaaatcacttttgaatcattcCTCGACAAATTTTCctacgggacgagctgtcattatgtgaaTTGAATTGTCATTGAGTCTACAGGTTTGAATCCTTTTCAATCatttataaaatcaaaattaagaCTATGGCGCAATAAAATTGCGTTATTCCTAGAAATATTTACTCTTCCCATCACAAAACTAACATTTTCAGCGCTAACCAACCTAATTCTGAAAGCATTCTATAAAGAATCCAAAGAGGATCCTGAAGCGATTCCCGACAGGATTTGAAGGCAATCCAGAGGGAACCCTTGGAGGACTTAAAAAATCTTTAGAAGGTTCTAAatagaatccagagaggatacAAAGATAACCTTGCATGGATTTTTAAGACAATTCAATTGTACAACAATTGTAGGCAATCCTGAATCCTAGTTGCACGTAAAAAAATGAGGGTTTAAATACCGTTCAATAAAGGCCGTAAGAACTTAAGGAAGGATtccgttccaaaaaataattcCTCCCAAGGATTTTTCTGACGTCGCattcgactttctcaaaaataaaattgtgtggtagaagttgtacaaaacaaaacGTAAGTATCGCTCCATGGTGTAAGAAGTAGCATCAAAGATATTACCAAGATGAgagaattttcaataaattagtcagatgaagctaagtatctagggctcaagCCTAGAGCctgtcaaaaatcacattgaggacattcaagcTGAGAGTAACAAACGTATGAAATATCTTTATGCTTTTATTAACAGCAAATCGAAATTTGACGTTAATAAgttaataatttgacgatttttgACTGCCTAGTTAATTTGGTTGGAAGGTTTTTTCTACCGTACGATTAAAAAGGTACCTGACTCCAGGACAAAAGGTACCCGGAGTACCTGGACAAAAAAATCAACATCCCTAGAAACATTAAACTCATTCAGAACAGAATCAAGTTAACATGATGGGTCAAAGATCATtgaaagaaaatcgattcacagGTCATTGAGAAGCACTTGAACAGTAGTTCCCACTTTTTTCGTATCACGGTATTTTAAGACTTAATGATAACGTTTAGATTTGGTAGTAAATAGTCAATCGAAAAACATACATCATATTCCACCTTATTTATTATAACTATTATATAAGTATTTATGATGTCAAGAACCTATGACTATAACATTTTCAATACCAGCTtgccccactgtaccttatactGAATTAATACACTTTCATGTATTTGAAACATGTTGAAAATTGACCAAGAACAGGAGGTGTATTGTAAACTACATTACAACTCATATATCCGGATTGTCGATCGGTGTCATAATTTTTGTAAATGCATTTGGAAGTGCAAATGTTCCCCTGCATATAATCGTTAAAATTGAAGGTTAAAGATATAACTAAAAGAGAACAAAAACGCCTCTAAAAGATTTATTAGGAGAGACtttgggcggtatgaataaaatgtagtaaagttgagtttactacattctcggtagtaaatgctatatgtggaacacgagtggaacatgatTGTGTCATTATACTTcactacacctttcgaacatttagTTAACTctttcttactcgatattccgtatctcgatatcgagttagagaaccatactgCCCAGTAGGcactgagtaaatggaataccaagtgtgtatttcattgcagtatgggaggaaactaaaatttcgaaaaataccaggaactcaaaagtgcttatttgaggctgattttttgtacaactcatatcatatactaggtgaatagtcagataataattctgatagaaatttcattgctattacattacgaggcacattagtaatctcaatgtgactgttatgcggttataattaccaatgtgacaaaacaacttggtatttttttttcgaattttctagaacaatctcacagatttcatttagttgatcgaaagtatttatcattagatgactctccatggtattaacaccattttgtcaaaaatgtcgaatgtgactgttatgcagttatgggcagcacagtaaaagttggttttcatggctaacttgatggtcccttggatcgcagttgtgtttgtgttctgtaactcgatacctccctaactcgatggctccttcaatatcgatttatggagagttgactgtactacaaacaacgcgttggtatgaataaaagtaGCATTTATTACatagctactggtagttagcttcagaggttgctactcatgctttgagattgttgaactgaatggaataattgaaatgagagtaaaaatcatggaaattaaTGTAggctttgatatttcgaaagagaATAGCCAGCCATGATATATGGCACACATTTTTGTAATCGGGAAATTTGCATTCTCATGAAGTTAATTCGTTACGAAAACGTGAAAATTCGGATGCTATAATTTTGAGATATCCGTAAAAAATCTGAGATTTCAATTAGAGttttgagattccggtaagattaccataggaattttgaatttaggCAATTTAGGTATTTTTAAAGTAATACTGAACTTTTTGTGAGAATTGTGACATCCAAGATTTCCTTTGGTATTTCAGATTTCTTTTAGGAAATTCTGGGATTCCCATAAATACTAGATTTGTTATATATAATAGTTTTGGGACTATGTAAGGCTTTCTGGGATTCTTGTGGCAATATTAAAAATCCGCAATTTGATTCGATTACTGATCTTTTGAAATTATGTTGGTATCTTTAAGAAGGTACTTCTGAGATTTTCAGATTTTAAATCAGAATCTCAGGACTGAAATCCCAAAAAATCTAAtaatatcataattttatattgctgtaatctcaagatctttTTATAGGATACAGATTTTTagctaaaattccaaaattctcagaaaaatctttgttatcatcatcataaaattcatatgcacataacttttcgtcaggaatgtttctcggctgatcctaaaatagatttgaagaaaaCGACGATGGGAATCCTAACTGCCTTGTTCTTAACGCTATGCATAAAATAATGTCTACGATTAAGTGACAATGTAACAACTCTAGCTCTGAATGTCTTACTCTAACAGACGGATTGCACTTACATTCAGCAGGATAGACGAACATTCCAAAAGCGATCCGTGATGTGCTTATAACTTTCTAAGTAAAAATTTTGTCCAATGTTCAGCCTGTCTGGGAGTATAAATGGCATTATACTTCTTTGGTTTCTCTTTCTGGATTGTATTTATCAGTTTTCGATAAGTCAGTTGACAGACCAGTTACATGGAAAAGAAGTTTAAGAAACAGAAAATAATACTTGTACAATTTCGCCTTCGTCAAAGATAGTGCTGATAAGCGGTGCTTTTAACCTTTATGAGCTGCTGTGTATGAAGGCGTGAATGAGATGAAGGCATgctttcggatttttgaagtaatattTTCGTGTTTTACCAACTATGTCTTGATTTTATGTGATACTATTCAGTGTAAATTGACTACAGTGTTATGTTAAATGAACTCTGAGAAATATAAACAATTTTGGATCTACGTGATATTTACCCTGTTAGTTTCTAAAAGGTGGTGAAGATTTGGCTATTGATGGCAATGAGATAAAATGAGATTAAAAACGAGAACAATGAGACGATGAGTTATGTACAGGTAAATACACAAGGAATGTCCTTTTGATGAATGTAAATTAATTTGCCATCCTCTTGGCGTTATATTTTGAGATGCTTGAAGTTAGAAATAACATTCATACAGTTACATACTTTAAAGGCCTGCCCCGAGAACCAGTCGTATCATCTCCAAATCTTACAAGTGTTGTCTTTCGAGGCAGTGATGATGGCATCTCCACAGTAATTGAACGAACAGGAAAACACTTCTCCATCGTGTCCTGCTAAAGTTTGGGTGCATATGCCGGTAACCGAATTCCAGATCCGGGCCGTTTTATCAGCTGATGCCGTGAGTAACAACCCTCCCGGAGGACTGAATGCAACCTTGGACACTTCATCGGTATGCCCAGCCATGATGGTGACCAGTTCAAAATTTCCGGTCACATCCCACACTTTAGCTGTGCAGTCAGCACTTCCAGTAGCTAGTCTAGATCCAGTGCAGTTGAAAGCAACATCCAAGACTTCGTCCTTATGATTTGCTACTGCTTGACAACTCTCAAGGTTTCGAACGTCCCAtattttggcagttttatcGAGAGAACTGGTGGCGATTAGAGAGCATTGAAAGTTCCATATGGCATTACTTAACTCCGCTTCGTGGGCTCTGACCACGATAGCATGTctgaaaaaacgaaaaatactCAACTGTTACAACATAAATCCACGTGTTTCACTTCTATAGGCTTACTCTTTCATCCGCAGATCCCAGATGATCGCTGTTTCGTCAAACGATGCCGTCAACAACAGGTTTCCGTCCTTATTGAACCGAGCCGAAATCACTTCAGCTTTGTGATCACCCAGCATTTGAATCTCCTGGCCGGTTTCTGCGTGGAATACACGGGCCGTTTTGTCCATGCTACAGGTGACCACTTGTTCGCCTAGGTTGGGATTGAACTCTGCTGCCACAATTTCCGCCGTGTGACCCCACAACGTGTTCAAACAGTTTCCCGAAGTAGGGTGCCATATTTTGGCCGTTTTATCAAAAGATCCGGTGAGAATGCGATCACTATATAAAATGGAACATTGATAAGATTTCGAGAGTTGAAAACGATCAAAACAATCTTACCATTTAGGGTAGTTATAGGCGActgaaaaaacaacattttcatgtcCTTTGAGTACATTTTCTTCATCTCCACTTTCCACGTTCCATATCCGACAAGTTCGATCGTACGACCCAGTTATGCATCTACAAGGAATGGAAATATTCGGTTATGCAACAAATCACGAACTAATGATATTGACATGTGGTACTAACTACTGTCTCTTACTGTCCTCCATAGTACACAATTATGATATGATGCAGATTAGCTTCACTAATGACCGTAGAATCAATAGTCAAACTATCGCAGCTTACTGCTAGGCTATAccgaaattttgcaaaatcgcaaACGTACATGGCTGACAACATTTTATTATGGAAGTTTTACCCTTTTTACGATTGTGTTTACCCGATTCTCTGAAAAGCCCATTTTTAAGACAAGTTGGTGGCAAAATTGCATAATATCGTTGTATATACAGGAAAAGTAAGATTTCAATGCAAATTTCCATTCATTAATTTACTCTAAATCTAAAtatataacactgaatcaacaatttcacgtcaCAATGGtggcacagacaaacaaactTAACAgttagaacaattatcaattcaaaTCATAGGGtaatattgattatttttttgatattttttcaaaatttcattttaaaatgcaTACACGCTAAGCTTCATCCgcttaaaaatgagtgccgagtgcacaaaatcggcctctctccatgcagcacagattctgggctgtacacagttttgtgcaaacggtggtaaacaaaccgaatgagtgaaaggcgcacagaggaggaacgcttggaatgcggaattcgcttccatttttgttttgcttctgaaaacatgaaaaaaaaaacattcaaattttaaagttttcagagattttttcatttgaatagccgaagcggaaacAAATGGGGAAATAAACTTCGTAGGCCGCAATTatcgctcggaagttctcacaatctaacttgtcgcctttcttgttaATGGGGCAAATTACCTCTTCCTTTTACTCCTGAGCTGATGAATGGCATCCTtgacctccctcaaagtggaggctggttggtttctatagttcgcagtactgacgaaaaTATTTGCTCCATTAtctcgaccttcattgcctgcgctctcagcgccattcagctgtttgtcgaagtgctgcttccatctttcgatTAGCTCATGTTCGTCCTTCACGATACTACCATCCTTATCTCTGCACATGTCGGTTCGCCGCAAAGCCAGACAACCAGATTGTACGTATAACAAAATCACCTTTTttcgttatgcgatgcttataccGTCGAACGGttctacttttgattccgggggctactttggacactcactttttgtatttatttgcagcgtaaatattaatccgATCAGTTTTGTGTCTTcatcacttttattaaccaatgtatgctctaccactaagAATGctttttttggaacaacatcaacaataacaggataagtaagaaaacatttcaaaaaattccgAATAAATAtccacaaggtataaaacattggctatgcaaacattgtatgaatttttcccatgtcgtggaaagttattgggagcatcatataactatcaaatcgtcatgtttcataaaaaaacttgtgatttgttttgcttaacaattgttgttttattaaaataattgatcgaaggtcttatttttacgacttttgttttattataatgttttggtttgtatattttacaacataaaaaattAGAATAGATATTCGGAAACGTGAATAGACATAGAAcaaacatatttcaatacgtcccaatgacaagttcataacataatctctaaaaaaatatttttcgtcgtatttcaaattaatttgcaGCACAAAACAATTGCATTCTTCAATTGTTAAAATAAACTACATTCatgccagctctaaactgctcaGAAGCTAAAAGCAGTGTTGAtaaactcacactcaaaatctcaatcaatacgctctcccgtgagagcaaactcattagagatctgcttcgcaaatctcacgcttgagattttgatgaaaaatcaactcaatcaactcaaaacgtaaaaaatgattcagtcgcaaaacccggcaaaaactcgtgaaacccgaatgttgttgtttattctattctattctattctaagtacttgcacagccaatattgaaaagcatcctggaaatactgaaatttcttccagtactttcttgtcagcattaatatttgcagcatatcaatgatttgatacaaatattaaaatggccaggcccactgtgcagacttggggtttgaaggtaattcaaatatttccgacgatcagattattcacgaatgaataacatggtagacaggaaattttgaaatattgtgagggaagaaacggggacaaccgtaccaaccgttccatttagggagataggcaaaatcgttgggagtggcgttgctaagataGTTAATGCGCACCCCATTGTTGTTTGTCCTTTTCctaggatgggacacaggtatttctcccgtatgtcctggctctGAAGCCTGGGCTTAAGCGcccttactcgctctctgaaacgaaaacaAAAGTTACTCTGATCCCCATCCCGTAAAACATCAATTTATGTATGTAAATTGATAGTGAATAACAACGAACACACGCGAAAGCGCCACAAATctttaaagtggcattttggactacgttcccctatttgttttgatatgtaaacttgaaataataacaataataatcagaacaatctcactcAGTTGATCGAAGGCCACGGTGGAGGTGTCATCGCCATGAAAGCTTCCATCTACTGCGCTTCCATCCCCTTTCGCTCATGCCAGAAAACGCTCACGATCGATCACACGTCAGGTGCACATTTATTCCACTTTTGCCGATTCACATTTTTTGCACTAATGTAGCTTTTTAACTAccgatttttatttcatcaaatttgatTACGCAAAGAATTGTTTCAAAGCACAAGctgaattccaaaaaaaatcaaaacgcggaaccgaggtaaacgtgacagaaaattcaaaacgcagccgcccgcgcgcacggcttgctgcgatcctcCATGTCATAAATAATAGTATGTATTATTATGAAAGTAACTTTTTGAATAAATGTCGATTGATTTTGATGTTGTTTGATTTTGATTACACTGtgcgacaaaataaaaattttggatggatcagggacgcgtctatatgggtcttgaaTTGCAAGACAAGTGTagaaataggcccttttcaaatgatttgcagcaactttggattattttttgaccatgtttgaaaattttgcatttttgtgaaacccgaatgttgttgtttacgttagaaaggattaacataattttaccatactaacaagaaattattgccgtgtgtgagtaaactgtggaaatacgagacaatgagttaaaaaggtgagccaactcatccatgattttttgactgctgagttgcatgatttacaactcacgcatgaaaaatctcaagcgtgagttgtgagaaattgagtttttcacaacactggctaaaagcatattacaaaagcaaacttttacTTATGGACattctttacttcatagattgcgtttttaatgaaaactaaTGCTTAGTTAcaggtattaatgtgatccttctgcatatcgttcatataacagtaagaataaaTAGAAAAAGACAGTTTTAACTCATCAATCaccgcagtacctagtagttacatcattcgtttatgtcaacttaaaaatcaagtattcgtaactgatagttccatttaagaggaaatTGGAAGTTTAAGTCTCATACTAGAAA includes:
- the LOC5566449 gene encoding dynein assembly factor with WDR repeat domains 1; this translates as MKLIKIYLRYYPPGIALNYRKRNVEETKMIDLFDLTPSCDLPTLTKKIALTEPLITQEVFPQVTEILEKLQKKLKEPVKTKFYLFKTLQTHILPLTNVAFDKSGKKCITGSYDRTCRIWNVESGDEENVLKGHENVVFSVAYNYPKCDRILTGSFDKTAKIWHPTSGNCLNTLWGHTAEIVAAEFNPNLGEQVVTCSMDKTARVFHAETGQEIQMLGDHKAEVISARFNKDGNLLLTASFDETAIIWDLRMKEHAIVVRAHEAELSNAIWNFQCSLIATSSLDKTAKIWDVRNLESCQAVANHKDEVLDVAFNCTGSRLATGSADCTAKVWDVTGNFELVTIMAGHTDEVSKVAFSPPGGLLLTASADKTARIWNSVTGICTQTLAGHDGEVFSCSFNYCGDAIITASKDNTCKIWR